From the Halorhabdus utahensis DSM 12940 genome, one window contains:
- the thrC gene encoding threonine synthase: protein MSYLEITQEEPTEATDGVWLTCIECGEHFPPFAGIRYTCDECEGLLEVRYADLPTFADFGDDESAFHGGVWRYSDALPFDEGVSLPEGDTPLHNVPRLEDEIGVERLRVKHEGMNPTGSFKDRGMTVGVRVAQEVGVGRLACASTGNTSAALSAYGSRAGLQVLVLLPAGKVAAGKIAQASLHGARILEVDGNFDRCLDIVKDLADRGEAYLLNSLNPFRLEGQKTIGLEIMEQFRDEEGAFPDRIVLPVGNAGNTAALYKAFRELEATGAIDEDQIPKITGVQAAGAAPMVEAIEHDWDHIERWDDVETRATAIRIGNPVNAPKALPGIRETGGTAIAVSDEEITDAQRSLAEEGVGVEPASAASIAGLRKLREEGVVTADEQVVCLTTGHLLKDPDAAAEAGTDPEPVPADTDDVLEHLRS from the coding sequence ATGAGCTATCTAGAGATCACCCAGGAGGAGCCAACCGAGGCGACCGACGGCGTCTGGCTGACCTGCATCGAGTGTGGCGAGCACTTCCCGCCCTTTGCGGGGATTCGCTACACGTGCGACGAGTGTGAGGGGCTGCTCGAGGTCCGGTACGCTGACCTGCCGACGTTCGCGGACTTCGGGGACGACGAGTCGGCGTTTCACGGCGGCGTCTGGCGCTACAGCGACGCACTTCCCTTCGACGAAGGGGTCTCCCTCCCGGAGGGCGACACGCCACTCCACAATGTCCCGCGACTCGAAGACGAGATCGGCGTCGAGCGCCTGCGAGTCAAACACGAGGGGATGAACCCGACGGGCAGCTTCAAGGACCGCGGGATGACGGTGGGTGTTCGGGTCGCCCAGGAAGTGGGCGTGGGTCGGCTGGCCTGCGCCTCGACGGGCAACACCTCCGCGGCGCTGTCGGCCTACGGCTCCCGGGCGGGATTGCAAGTGCTCGTGCTCCTGCCGGCAGGGAAAGTCGCCGCCGGAAAGATCGCCCAGGCGAGTCTCCATGGCGCGCGGATTCTGGAGGTCGATGGCAACTTCGATCGGTGTCTGGATATCGTCAAGGACCTGGCCGACCGCGGCGAGGCCTACCTGCTCAACTCGCTGAACCCGTTCCGACTGGAGGGCCAGAAGACCATCGGCCTCGAGATCATGGAGCAGTTCCGCGACGAGGAGGGGGCTTTCCCTGACCGGATCGTGCTGCCGGTCGGCAACGCGGGCAACACGGCCGCGCTGTACAAGGCCTTCCGGGAACTCGAAGCGACCGGGGCAATCGACGAGGACCAGATCCCGAAGATCACGGGCGTCCAGGCCGCGGGCGCGGCACCGATGGTCGAGGCTATCGAGCACGATTGGGATCACATCGAGCGCTGGGACGATGTCGAGACCAGAGCGACGGCGATCCGGATCGGCAACCCGGTCAACGCACCAAAGGCACTGCCGGGCATCCGCGAGACTGGCGGGACGGCCATCGCTGTTAGCGACGAGGAGATCACCGACGCCCAGCGATCCCTCGCCGAGGAAGGGGTCGGGGTCGAACCCGCTTCGGCCGCTTCGATCGCTGGCCTTCGAAAACTCCGTGAGGAGGGCGTCGTCACCGCTGACGAGCAGGTGGTCTGCCTGACGACCGGGCACCTCCTGAAAGATCCCGACGCGGCCGCGGAGGCGGGAACCGACCCCGAACCGGTTCCCGCCGACACCGACGACGTGCTCGAACATCTGCGGTCCTGA